Proteins encoded together in one Candidatus Dormiibacterota bacterium window:
- a CDS encoding PIN domain-containing protein, whose translation MTSFFDTSVLFAAFIEDHEHHVASLRAFSRSTRKTGCCAAHSLAELYAIATGLPRRQRLTRDQALMLLENVRERLTLVALDPQEYFDEIARAASVGVSGGTIYDALLIACAVKARASAIYTWNVTHFRQTWPTLGEQIQAPP comes from the coding sequence GTGACGAGTTTCTTCGACACCTCGGTCCTATTCGCAGCATTTATCGAAGATCACGAGCATCACGTCGCGAGCTTGCGCGCATTCAGTCGCTCGACCAGGAAGACCGGCTGCTGCGCGGCCCACAGCCTAGCCGAACTCTATGCCATTGCTACCGGCTTGCCGCGACGACAACGCCTCACGCGCGATCAAGCCCTGATGCTGCTCGAAAATGTGCGCGAGCGGCTTACCCTCGTCGCTCTGGATCCGCAGGAGTATTTTGACGAAATCGCACGCGCTGCATCGGTTGGCGTCTCGGGCGGAACGATTTACGACGCGCTATTGATCGCATGCGCTGTAAAGGCGCGCGCGAGTGCGATCTATACCTGGAATGTCACGCATTTTCGGCAAACATGGCCGACATTGGGAGAACAGATCCAAGCGCCGCCGTAA
- a CDS encoding type II toxin-antitoxin system VapC family toxin: MSGFLLDTCVLSEFKKPLPDLGLYSWLASVDTALAFISAITLGELRYGIHLLPNSSKRRELERWLVSEVMLDFAGRILPVDSEVADRWGRIRAHARLLGNTIPPVDGMLAATALHRNLTIVTRNEAHFLMADASVLNPWNGSG; the protein is encoded by the coding sequence TTGAGCGGTTTTCTCCTCGATACGTGCGTGTTGTCGGAGTTCAAGAAACCGCTACCGGATCTCGGTTTGTATTCGTGGCTTGCGAGCGTGGATACAGCACTCGCATTTATTAGCGCGATTACGCTGGGCGAACTGCGATACGGAATACACCTATTGCCGAATTCCTCGAAGCGGCGTGAACTCGAGCGATGGCTGGTCTCCGAGGTGATGCTAGATTTTGCCGGCCGTATACTACCGGTAGATTCTGAAGTCGCGGATCGCTGGGGAAGGATCCGGGCCCACGCGCGTTTGCTAGGGAACACGATTCCACCGGTGGACGGAATGCTCGCCGCCACTGCGTTGCATCGAAATCTCACGATCGTGACACGAAACGAAGCCCATTTCTTAATGGCCGACGCATCCGTGCTCAACCCTTGGAATGGCAGCGGCTGA
- a CDS encoding type II toxin-antitoxin system Phd/YefM family antitoxin, translating into MKKNEQKRLAGEPHRRTSPWTLTEAKAKFSALVDRAISGEPQRVLRNGREEVVVVDAATFDVLAKPKRSLVELFSALRGVDIDLERVEDDTREVPGF; encoded by the coding sequence ATGAAAAAAAACGAGCAGAAGCGACTTGCCGGTGAACCTCATCGAAGAACGTCCCCCTGGACGCTGACTGAGGCCAAGGCAAAATTCAGTGCCCTCGTGGATCGTGCTATAAGCGGCGAGCCCCAACGTGTGCTGCGCAATGGTCGCGAGGAAGTCGTCGTCGTCGATGCGGCTACATTCGATGTGCTCGCGAAGCCGAAACGATCGCTGGTTGAATTATTCTCGGCGCTTCGCGGGGTCGACATCGATCTCGAGCGCGTGGAAGATGATACGCGTGAGGTCCCCGGATTTTGA
- the sucD gene encoding succinate--CoA ligase subunit alpha, which yields MSIYLDKNSKVIVQGITGAEGSYHTGRMLAYGTNIVGGVTPGKGGQKTSHGLPVFDTVKAAVEATGATHTCIFVPPPFAADALYEAYEAGITLAVCITEGVPVHDVLKVVGATPGMRIIGPNCPGLISPGKASIGIMPGHVFKEGNVGLISRSGTLTYEVVDGLTRAGLGQSTCVGIGGDPIIGTTFVDCLREFANDPQTQAVVVCGEIGGSDEEDAAAFIAEHMSGTPIVAFIGGRNAPPGKSLGHAGAIISGKFGTPQSKIDAFKAAGVPVAERPSEIPQLLAARMAATV from the coding sequence ATGTCGATCTATCTCGATAAAAACAGCAAGGTTATCGTTCAAGGCATCACCGGTGCCGAGGGTTCGTACCACACGGGGCGTATGCTCGCGTACGGCACCAACATCGTCGGCGGCGTGACGCCCGGCAAGGGCGGCCAAAAAACCAGCCACGGCCTCCCCGTCTTCGATACGGTGAAAGCCGCCGTCGAGGCGACCGGCGCGACCCATACCTGCATCTTCGTGCCGCCGCCGTTTGCGGCCGACGCGCTCTACGAAGCCTACGAAGCCGGCATTACGCTCGCCGTCTGCATCACCGAAGGCGTCCCGGTGCACGACGTGCTCAAGGTCGTCGGCGCGACGCCCGGCATGCGCATCATCGGCCCGAATTGCCCCGGCCTCATCTCACCCGGCAAGGCCTCGATCGGCATCATGCCCGGCCACGTGTTTAAGGAAGGCAACGTCGGCCTCATCTCGCGCTCGGGCACGCTAACGTACGAAGTCGTCGACGGCCTCACCCGCGCGGGCCTGGGCCAGTCCACCTGCGTCGGCATCGGCGGCGACCCGATCATCGGCACCACGTTCGTCGACTGTCTGCGCGAATTCGCGAACGATCCGCAGACCCAAGCCGTGGTCGTCTGCGGCGAAATCGGCGGTTCGGATGAAGAAGACGCCGCCGCGTTTATTGCCGAGCATATGTCCGGCACCCCGATCGTGGCCTTCATCGGTGGCCGCAACGCCCCGCCCGGAAAATCGCTCGGCCACGCCGGGGCGATCATCTCCGGCAAATTCGGCACCCCGCAGAGCAAGATCGATGCTTTCAAGGCGGCCGGAGTGCCGGTGGCGGAGCGCCCCTCGGAGATCCCGCAGCTCCTCGCAGCCAGGATGGCCGCGACGGTCTAG
- the sucC gene encoding ADP-forming succinate--CoA ligase subunit beta, with translation MNLMEYQGKELFRRCGIPVPRSQHCNTPDEVAAFIEKNPGKWVIKAQVLMGGRGKAGKIKFATNAAEGKAAAAEIMATPMPPNRQNPNGEPIHSVLVEETLDIALEAYCAIAIDRATKRPVVMVSKFGGMDIEEVADHHPESIAKYFCDTAIGYSPFIGRELAFTSELDPGFRKQFPSIVAGIYELFFTYGAKLVEINPLALTKDGKVVASDAKIELDDDALYKNPEFKEWQKVLPLDEDETLATQAGLGIRNFRRFGGTVGTMANGAGLAMGTMDAVKNAGGEIANFLDIGGGANAERVRNCYELVVNHTPAKVFFVNIFGGITRGDEVAKGIVEALATTKSRKIPLVIRLTGTNEKEGREILAKAGMTPVETMDEGAKRAVELAGA, from the coding sequence ATGAACCTCATGGAGTATCAGGGTAAAGAACTGTTCCGCCGTTGCGGCATTCCGGTACCGCGCTCGCAGCATTGCAATACGCCCGACGAAGTCGCGGCGTTCATTGAAAAGAACCCCGGCAAATGGGTCATCAAAGCGCAGGTGCTGATGGGCGGCCGCGGCAAGGCCGGCAAGATTAAGTTCGCCACCAACGCCGCCGAAGGCAAAGCCGCGGCGGCCGAGATTATGGCGACGCCGATGCCGCCGAACCGCCAGAATCCGAACGGCGAACCGATCCACTCCGTGCTGGTTGAAGAAACGCTCGATATCGCGCTCGAGGCGTATTGCGCGATCGCGATCGATCGCGCGACGAAGCGTCCGGTGGTGATGGTGAGCAAATTCGGCGGCATGGATATCGAAGAAGTCGCCGACCATCATCCCGAATCGATCGCGAAATACTTCTGCGATACCGCCATCGGCTACTCGCCGTTCATCGGCCGCGAACTTGCGTTTACGTCGGAGCTCGATCCCGGCTTTCGCAAACAATTCCCCTCGATCGTCGCCGGCATCTACGAACTGTTCTTCACCTACGGTGCGAAGCTGGTCGAAATCAATCCGCTCGCGTTGACGAAGGACGGCAAGGTCGTTGCCTCCGATGCCAAGATCGAACTCGACGACGACGCGCTCTACAAGAACCCCGAATTCAAAGAGTGGCAGAAGGTGTTGCCGCTCGACGAAGACGAGACGCTCGCCACGCAAGCCGGCCTGGGCATTCGCAACTTCCGCCGCTTCGGCGGAACGGTCGGCACGATGGCCAACGGCGCGGGCCTGGCGATGGGCACGATGGATGCGGTGAAAAACGCTGGCGGCGAAATCGCAAACTTCCTCGATATCGGCGGCGGCGCCAACGCGGAACGCGTGCGCAACTGCTACGAACTCGTCGTCAATCACACGCCCGCGAAAGTGTTCTTTGTGAACATCTTCGGCGGCATTACGCGCGGCGACGAAGTTGCGAAGGGCATCGTCGAGGCGTTGGCCACGACGAAGTCGCGCAAAATTCCGCTGGTCATTCGCTTGACCGGCACCAACGAAAAAGAAGGCCGCGAGATTCTCGCCAAAGCGGGCATGACGCCGGTCGAAACCATGGATGAAGGCGCGAAGCGCGCCGTTGAATTGGCGGGAGCATAA
- a CDS encoding acyl-CoA dehydrogenase family protein: MIDTQSRAQFELTGDQRQIAALAAEFAQGEIAPFIAQWDRDHTFPRELYGKLAQVGIMGIIVPESYGGVGADYVSYALAVEELARIDAGTATTVSVHSMICSAILRLGSDAQKQHWLPKLVAGGIGGFALTEPDAGSDAAAIRASAKRVDAGYLLNGRKQWCTNGSVADVMMAMFRTGGSGAKGVSAFLVDSATPGIAVERITEKLGIHTSNTCDLAFDDARVGDDALLGASGDGFGNAMTALASGRIGIAAQATGILAGCLDQSVAFAKQRSAFGKPIGAYEGISFKIAQMATDLDASRLLVYRAAALADAGKPFLIEASKAKLFASTAARKHASEALQIHGGYGYTTEFPIERFYRDAKITEIYEGTSEIQQLIIARSILGKLA; this comes from the coding sequence ATGATCGATACGCAAAGCCGCGCGCAATTCGAACTCACGGGCGACCAGCGCCAGATTGCCGCGCTCGCGGCCGAATTCGCCCAAGGCGAAATCGCGCCGTTTATCGCGCAATGGGATCGCGACCACACCTTTCCGCGAGAACTCTACGGCAAGCTGGCGCAGGTCGGGATCATGGGCATTATCGTGCCCGAATCCTACGGCGGCGTCGGTGCGGATTACGTTTCGTACGCGCTCGCGGTCGAAGAGCTGGCGCGTATCGATGCGGGCACGGCGACAACGGTTTCCGTGCACTCGATGATCTGTTCCGCGATTCTGCGCCTGGGCAGCGATGCGCAGAAGCAGCATTGGCTGCCGAAGCTCGTGGCCGGAGGCATCGGCGGATTCGCGTTGACCGAGCCCGACGCCGGCTCCGATGCGGCCGCGATTCGCGCCAGCGCGAAGCGCGTCGACGCAGGCTACCTGCTGAACGGGCGCAAGCAATGGTGCACGAACGGCAGCGTTGCCGATGTGATGATGGCGATGTTTCGCACGGGCGGCTCCGGAGCGAAGGGCGTAAGCGCGTTTCTCGTCGATAGCGCGACGCCGGGAATCGCCGTCGAGCGGATAACCGAAAAGCTCGGCATTCACACCAGCAATACGTGCGATCTGGCCTTCGACGATGCGCGCGTCGGCGACGATGCGCTGCTCGGCGCCTCGGGCGACGGTTTCGGTAACGCGATGACGGCGCTCGCGAGCGGCCGCATCGGCATCGCCGCGCAAGCCACCGGCATCCTCGCGGGATGCCTCGACCAATCGGTGGCCTTCGCGAAACAGCGCAGCGCGTTCGGGAAACCGATCGGTGCCTACGAAGGCATCTCGTTCAAAATCGCGCAGATGGCGACCGATCTCGACGCATCGCGGTTGCTGGTGTACCGCGCGGCCGCACTCGCCGATGCGGGCAAGCCGTTCCTCATCGAAGCCAGCAAGGCGAAACTCTTCGCATCGACCGCAGCCCGCAAGCACGCATCCGAAGCGCTGCAGATTCACGGCGGCTACGGCTACACGACCGAGTTCCCCATCGAACGCTTCTACCGGGACGCCAAAATCACCGAAATCTACGAAGGCACCTCGGAGATCCAACAACTCATCATCGCCCGCTCGATCCTCGGAAAACTCGCCTAG
- a CDS encoding acetyl-CoA C-acyltransferase (Catalyzes the synthesis of acetoacetyl coenzyme A from two molecules of acetyl coenzyme A. It can also act as a thiolase, catalyzing the reverse reaction and generating two-carbon units from the four-carbon product of fatty acid oxidation), with amino-acid sequence MNPMNSQTVVLSTARTPFGKLGGALAPLNATTLGAVALVAALRRAGLDPSEIEHVLFGEVLQAGVGQNPARQVLFKSGLAKTVTAETLNKVCASGMLAVANGMRLINTGANNVVAAGGMESMSNAPYLLKEARSGYRFGDGTLIDAMIHDGLWDQYFPMTMAQQGTKVANETKMTREEQDAFAYESHHRAAAAHDAGNFADEIVAVKVATKAKGKVVLGELPQTGKVRVPAAVGGGENRVWNHEPSAEFTLDYAAYAPFVTGDVPFALVDRDEAVRLDASIESMAKLKPLERDGTITAANAPGVNDGAAALILANAAYAKERGYEALATVVDHATVGWDSPYICFTPAMAAQKLMDRHGLTQRDIHVWEINEAFSTVAIASARNLGLNASDINRFGGAVAMGHPIGASGARIVGTLINQLRKRGGGLGIASICSGGGQGDAILVRVE; translated from the coding sequence ATGAATCCCATGAACTCGCAAACCGTCGTCCTTTCAACCGCTCGCACGCCGTTCGGCAAGCTGGGTGGGGCCTTGGCTCCGCTCAACGCGACCACGCTCGGGGCCGTCGCGCTGGTGGCCGCGTTGCGCCGCGCGGGCCTGGACCCGTCCGAGATCGAGCACGTGCTCTTCGGCGAGGTGCTCCAAGCCGGCGTCGGCCAAAACCCGGCGCGCCAGGTGCTGTTCAAATCCGGGCTGGCCAAGACCGTCACCGCCGAAACGCTGAACAAAGTCTGCGCATCGGGGATGCTCGCGGTCGCGAACGGCATGCGGCTGATCAATACCGGCGCGAATAACGTGGTGGCCGCCGGCGGCATGGAATCGATGTCGAATGCGCCGTACCTGCTCAAGGAAGCGCGCAGCGGTTATCGCTTCGGCGACGGCACGCTTATCGATGCGATGATCCACGACGGTTTGTGGGACCAATACTTTCCGATGACGATGGCGCAACAGGGCACCAAAGTTGCGAACGAAACGAAGATGACGCGCGAAGAGCAAGACGCATTCGCATACGAAAGCCATCACCGCGCTGCGGCCGCCCACGATGCCGGCAACTTCGCCGACGAAATCGTCGCGGTGAAAGTTGCGACCAAAGCCAAAGGCAAAGTCGTACTCGGCGAACTTCCGCAAACCGGTAAGGTGCGCGTTCCGGCTGCGGTCGGCGGCGGCGAGAATCGCGTCTGGAACCACGAGCCGTCGGCCGAATTTACGCTGGATTATGCCGCCTACGCGCCGTTCGTTACCGGCGACGTACCGTTCGCGCTTGTCGATCGCGACGAAGCGGTGCGCCTGGACGCGAGCATCGAATCGATGGCCAAGCTCAAGCCGCTCGAGCGCGACGGCACGATTACCGCCGCCAACGCGCCGGGCGTCAACGACGGCGCCGCCGCGCTGATCCTCGCGAATGCGGCGTATGCAAAAGAACGCGGTTACGAAGCGCTCGCGACCGTCGTCGATCACGCGACGGTGGGTTGGGATTCGCCGTACATCTGCTTCACGCCGGCGATGGCCGCGCAGAAGTTGATGGATCGCCACGGCCTCACGCAGCGTGACATCCACGTCTGGGAAATCAACGAAGCGTTCTCTACCGTCGCGATTGCCTCGGCGCGAAATCTCGGCTTGAACGCGAGCGACATCAATCGGTTCGGCGGCGCGGTCGCGATGGGCCATCCGATCGGCGCTTCCGGCGCGCGCATCGTCGGCACGCTGATCAATCAGCTCCGTAAGCGCGGCGGGGGCCTCGGCATCGCCTCCATCTGCTCCGGCGGCGGCCAGGGCGATGCGATTCTGGTTCGCGTCGAATAG
- a CDS encoding cation diffusion facilitator family transporter, with product MTARTRLFVALLLAVSVAAFEFWGGAAAHSLALTTDAVHVCMDVFALALALVATVGAAMPADRRRTFGYGRIEVLAALANGTILLCATVFIVYEAVQRFGAPLASHGWLMTAVAFVGLVVNGGVGFLLAGSHAGHDHGAHGNDVDLNVQAALFHVVGDAIGAGAVIIGGIVIAFTHAAWIDPALSMFVALVIVVGIARVLRDATGVLLEGTPRGLDIDDVDRSIRGLDGVAGVHDLHVWSIASGSRALSAHVLLDDRRLSEATSVLRALRGELERRFDIAHVTVQFECEHCDPEGVIICVPGGAERG from the coding sequence ATGACCGCGCGCACGCGCCTGTTCGTCGCGTTACTGCTGGCGGTTTCGGTCGCGGCATTCGAGTTCTGGGGCGGAGCGGCCGCGCATAGCCTCGCGCTCACCACCGATGCCGTCCACGTCTGCATGGATGTCTTCGCGCTCGCGCTGGCGCTGGTTGCGACGGTCGGCGCCGCCATGCCGGCCGACCGGCGGCGCACGTTCGGCTACGGCCGCATCGAGGTGCTCGCCGCGCTCGCGAACGGGACCATACTCCTGTGCGCGACGGTTTTTATCGTGTACGAAGCGGTGCAGCGATTCGGGGCGCCGCTTGCGTCGCACGGGTGGCTCATGACGGCGGTGGCCTTCGTCGGACTGGTCGTTAACGGCGGCGTCGGATTTTTGCTGGCCGGCTCGCACGCGGGCCACGATCACGGCGCGCACGGAAACGATGTCGATCTCAACGTGCAAGCCGCGCTCTTCCATGTGGTCGGCGATGCGATCGGTGCCGGGGCGGTGATTATCGGCGGCATCGTTATCGCATTCACGCACGCTGCCTGGATCGATCCGGCGCTTTCGATGTTCGTCGCGCTGGTGATCGTCGTCGGCATCGCGCGGGTCCTGCGCGATGCGACCGGCGTGTTGCTGGAAGGGACGCCGCGCGGGCTCGATATCGACGACGTCGATCGCAGCATTCGCGGGTTAGACGGCGTCGCCGGCGTCCACGATTTGCACGTGTGGTCGATCGCGTCGGGCTCGCGCGCGCTCTCCGCGCACGTATTGCTCGACGACCGGCGCCTGAGCGAAGCGACCAGCGTCTTGCGCGCGTTACGCGGCGAGCTCGAGCGGCGTTTCGATATTGCGCACGTCACCGTGCAGTTCGAATGCGAACACTGCGACCCGGAGGGCGTGATCATCTGCGTTCCCGGGGGCGCCGAGCGCGGCTGA
- a CDS encoding isoprenylcysteine carboxylmethyltransferase family protein: MPDPRIEELQALVFKNRGALLSVPAALLAAFGKPSAFSVAAGLPLALAGELIRCWAVGYSGVTTRGNVVEAPKLVTAGPYAYVRNPLYVGNFITALGFAIAFTGKNSPTTKVALVGGSLAAMAAVYATIIPHEEQFLRSQFGDEFDQYCEQVPPLIPLAEPAAEQAGEWTPSVIKDAESKTFATFGAMLVLLALKALKA, translated from the coding sequence ATGCCAGATCCACGCATCGAAGAACTCCAGGCGCTCGTCTTCAAAAATCGCGGCGCCCTCCTTTCGGTCCCGGCCGCGCTGCTCGCGGCGTTCGGCAAACCTAGCGCGTTCAGCGTCGCAGCGGGCCTCCCGCTCGCCCTTGCAGGCGAATTGATTCGCTGCTGGGCGGTCGGCTATTCGGGCGTCACGACGCGCGGCAACGTGGTCGAAGCGCCCAAACTCGTTACTGCCGGGCCGTATGCGTACGTGCGTAACCCCCTCTACGTCGGCAACTTCATCACGGCGCTCGGATTTGCGATCGCGTTCACCGGCAAGAATTCTCCCACCACCAAGGTTGCATTGGTCGGGGGTTCGCTCGCGGCGATGGCCGCCGTGTACGCGACCATCATTCCGCACGAGGAACAATTTCTGCGCTCGCAATTCGGCGACGAATTCGACCAGTATTGCGAGCAGGTTCCACCGCTGATTCCGCTGGCGGAGCCCGCGGCCGAGCAGGCCGGCGAGTGGACGCCCAGCGTCATCAAAGACGCCGAAAGCAAAACCTTCGCGACGTTCGGCGCGATGCTCGTGTTGCTCGCGCTCAAGGCGCTCAAAGCCTAA
- a CDS encoding GDP-mannose 4,6-dehydratase produces MRALVTGAGGFVGHYVVEALRARGDDVFPYGGPHDEKEPARVDARDEEALLAMLHATRPNLIVHLAAQAFVPESIAAPLETYEINTLGTARLAQAIRSYVDAGNPMPRLLFTSSAEVYGKRDGSDFPLRETLATNPSNPYAASKAAAESILLGEVHGFGLDAVIVRSFNHIGPGQSDRFVIPSFASQLARIAAGGEQILWVGNLDARRDFLDVRDVVAAYLALAERGTSGEIYNVCSGVARTIRDALRELIIAARVPVEVREDPERMRPSDVPLFVGDASKLRAATGWEPSVPFKQSIRDIYAAAAGNTQNRS; encoded by the coding sequence GTGCGCGCGCTGGTAACGGGGGCGGGGGGATTTGTCGGCCATTACGTGGTCGAAGCGTTACGCGCGCGCGGCGACGACGTCTTCCCGTACGGCGGCCCGCACGACGAAAAAGAACCGGCGCGCGTGGACGCGCGCGACGAAGAAGCCCTGCTCGCGATGCTACATGCGACGCGGCCCAATCTCATCGTGCATTTGGCGGCGCAAGCCTTCGTGCCGGAATCGATTGCGGCACCGCTCGAAACCTACGAAATCAACACCCTCGGTACCGCGCGCCTAGCCCAGGCGATTCGCTCGTACGTGGACGCCGGAAATCCGATGCCGCGTTTGCTGTTTACCAGCTCGGCCGAGGTCTACGGCAAACGTGACGGCAGCGACTTCCCCTTGCGGGAAACGCTCGCCACCAATCCGTCCAATCCGTACGCCGCCAGCAAAGCCGCGGCCGAGTCGATCTTGCTCGGAGAAGTGCACGGGTTCGGTCTCGACGCGGTGATCGTGCGCTCGTTCAATCACATCGGCCCGGGCCAAAGCGACCGTTTCGTCATCCCGAGCTTCGCATCGCAACTCGCCCGCATCGCCGCCGGTGGCGAGCAGATTCTCTGGGTGGGAAACCTCGATGCGCGACGGGATTTTCTCGACGTGCGCGATGTGGTTGCGGCATATTTGGCCCTGGCGGAGCGCGGCACGTCCGGCGAAATCTACAACGTCTGCAGCGGCGTGGCGCGAACGATCCGCGATGCGCTCCGCGAGCTGATCATCGCCGCTCGCGTTCCGGTGGAAGTGCGCGAGGATCCGGAGCGAATGCGCCCCTCGGACGTGCCGCTCTTCGTCGGCGATGCGTCCAAACTGCGCGCCGCGACGGGCTGGGAGCCGAGCGTGCCGTTCAAACAGTCAATTCGCGATATCTACGCGGCCGCGGCGGGAAATACGCAGAATCGCTCGTAA